In one Marinomonas maritima genomic region, the following are encoded:
- a CDS encoding phosphoglycolate phosphatase → MKTPKYFSAWFDGWPELVCLDLDGTLVDSVPDIANAVDAFLAEFGAALAGEEQVRAWVGFGSAKLIDQALEWASIDSSKHEEAYRIFLMHYRAHLTDKTTLYPNVKALLKAFKHHGVPIALITNKPSVFVKPMMDYFELTEQFGWLLGGDTLEEKKPSAMPLLHCSESIEALPEKCLMIGDSITDFKAANNAGFKCALVTYGYHQGIDLAALGADAIIDDLAELLV, encoded by the coding sequence ATGAAAACACCTAAATATTTTTCAGCGTGGTTTGACGGTTGGCCTGAATTAGTTTGCCTTGATCTTGATGGCACCTTGGTGGACAGCGTCCCTGATATCGCCAATGCCGTTGATGCTTTTTTGGCTGAGTTTGGCGCGGCTTTGGCCGGTGAAGAGCAAGTACGGGCTTGGGTTGGTTTTGGTTCTGCTAAGTTGATTGATCAAGCACTAGAGTGGGCGAGTATTGATTCGAGCAAACATGAAGAGGCGTATCGTATTTTCCTGATGCACTATCGTGCTCACTTAACCGATAAAACAACGCTTTATCCTAATGTGAAGGCGCTATTGAAGGCGTTTAAACATCACGGTGTTCCGATTGCTTTAATTACCAATAAGCCAAGTGTTTTCGTTAAGCCAATGATGGATTATTTTGAATTAACGGAGCAGTTTGGCTGGTTATTAGGTGGTGACACCTTGGAAGAGAAAAAACCATCGGCTATGCCTTTATTGCATTGCAGTGAGTCGATCGAAGCCTTGCCTGAAAAATGTTTGATGATTGGTGATTCTATTACCGATTTTAAAGCGGCAAATAATGCCGGGTTTAAATGTGCTTTGGTGACATACGGTTATCATCAAGGTATTGATCTTGCTGCGTTAGGCGCTGATGCCATTATCGATGATTTAGCCGAGCTGCTCGTTTGA
- the rpe gene encoding ribulose-phosphate 3-epimerase, whose amino-acid sequence MNDFIIAPSILSADFARLGEEVDNVLEAGADIIHFDVMDNHYVPNLTIGPMVCKALRKHGVTADIDVHLMVKPVDRMIGDFIEAGASIITFHPEASEHIDRSLQMIREGGCKAGLVFNPATPLHYLKHVMDKVDMVLLMSVNPGFGGQSFIPSTLDKLREARALIDASGYDIRLEVDGGVSEKNIAEIARAGADTFVAGSAIFGKTDYKMVIDAMRKELASVR is encoded by the coding sequence ATGAATGATTTTATCATTGCCCCTTCGATCCTTTCCGCCGATTTCGCTCGATTAGGCGAAGAGGTAGACAATGTACTGGAAGCTGGAGCCGATATCATACACTTTGATGTGATGGATAATCATTATGTTCCCAATTTAACGATTGGTCCTATGGTGTGTAAAGCACTACGTAAACATGGCGTCACCGCTGACATTGACGTGCATCTGATGGTGAAACCAGTGGACCGTATGATTGGTGACTTTATTGAAGCGGGTGCGTCTATTATTACCTTTCATCCAGAGGCAAGCGAACACATCGATCGATCTTTGCAGATGATTCGAGAAGGTGGTTGTAAAGCAGGGTTGGTATTTAATCCTGCGACACCTTTGCATTATTTAAAACATGTAATGGATAAAGTTGACATGGTTCTGTTGATGTCCGTTAACCCAGGGTTTGGTGGCCAATCTTTTATTCCTAGTACCTTGGATAAACTGCGTGAAGCTCGTGCTTTGATTGACGCAAGCGGCTACGACATTCGTCTTGAAGTGGATGGTGGCGTGAGTGAAAAGAATATTGCAGAAATAGCACGTGCTGGTGCGGATACCTTTGTGGCTGGATCGGCTATTTTTGGAAAAACGGATTATAAAATGGTGATTGACGCTATGCGTAAAGAATTGGCGAGTGTTCGTTAA